Within the candidate division WOR-3 bacterium genome, the region CAGCGCCGGGAGCCGCGTCACTTGCGACTCTAACTTGTACGCCACCTGTACCTGCAACGTGCCCTGCGACGATGACCACGCCGGTAGCGGGGTCAGCATCAATGCTCCCGTAGCCCGCCCGCTTGTCGAAGATGTTCTCGCCGCTCTGCATGTGGTCAGGATCTGACCAGTTCCACTGCCGGAAGGTGTAGTCGTAGAAGTTGTAGCGTGCGTTCCTGTCGGGGAAGTTGGTCCCTGAGTTGGAGCTTGAGTACATCCACGCCGCGTGAACGCCATGTTGCGGTGAGTTGATGAGCGACCGGCGGACATTCGCGTTGACCCACCAGTCGTAGGTGGTGCCGCCGATGGTATCCAGGCGGCCGATGTATGACTGGCCTGCGGCGATTGCGGCCGCCGCGGCCAGAATCGCGAGCTGTTTCATCTTTCCTCCCTTGCGCCTCGAACCCCAAGCGAACTAACGGAGAACTATTGCGAAGACCCTCCTCTGGATGCGAAAGCAGGAACGCGCATCTCCTCACGACCGGCGGTTCTCATTCGTGACTGGCCGCAGCGGCCCCTGACGGACAGCGCGTCATGCGACATTCGACATTTCCTTGGTGACGTCTCTGCCCTGCTGCCACAGGTTGTCAAAGCTGAGCCGCATCGACTCAACCAGGCTCGGGTGCGCGAACACGAAAACCGTCACGCCACCCTTCTCTTCGGCAAGCGAGAAAAGCGCAGCACGATGGTCGAAGACCATCAGGTCCATCGGTACCGTCCGAATGACCCGCGCCTCCTCGCCCTTGTCTGTCAGCTGCTTGAGTGCCTGCCGTACCTCGAGATACTGCAGCGCGGCTTGCTCGTACAAACACCGTACGCGGATTCCGCGCTCGAGCATCGCCCTCTCCGCCTTGACCGCGCCGGCAATTGACTGCGGTGTCTGCTCTTTCGCGTACTTGAGGGAAACCGACAACTCCCTGGTGGTAGCAGCCGCCAGTTCGTCTATCGAGTGCCGGATCTGTCGACCCCGCAGAACCTGCACGAAGCTGGTGGGAACGCTATCCGGTTCCAAGCGGTGGTGCTCCTGATCCAGAGCGCGAACGCCATCTGCCTTGGCTTTCAACAACTCCTCTTCCTGGCGTAGCGCCCCCCGGAACGCGGTGCCGGGCGCGACTGCTGCGTAGAAGTTCACTTTGCCCCGGATCTCGCGGCAGAGCCCTTTGTCCAGCAGCGCCCCGAGCGCCACGTATATCTGAGGCCTCGGCACCGCAACAACCCGGGCGAGGTCTTGGACCTTTGCCTTGTCCACCTTGATCAAGGCGCGATAGACCTCGGCCTCATAGGTCGAAAGGCCAAGCGCCCTGAGAAGCTCAAGCGAATCCACGACGCAATAGTACAGACCCCATCCAGCTTGTCAATAGGCTCAATACTGACAAGCTGTAAGCGACCACATCTATTTGATTTACAGTATCTTACATCTTGCCGTCTTCACAGCGATTGGCTCGCACATACGTGCAGCGGGAAGCGAGGGGCCTCTCTCTTGATGCGAGCCGCGCCCTGGGCTCTTGATCTTTGCGATAGCCAGTTTCGGTTGGCTGGCCAGACGCAGCAGCGGCACGCGTACCGGTTCAAGATACGTGACATCGACTCCGATTTGACTTGGCAAGGCGAAGTCCTAGACTTAGGGCGATGAGACGCCCGAGGACAGGAACCCGGAACAGGGCTGAGGTCGTCTAACTGCCATGCGTTTCGGTTACTTCGACCACGCGGCAGCCGCGCCTCTGCTGCCCGAGGCAAAAGAGGCCATGATGCCCTTCCTCGGAGATGAGTTCGGGAACCCGGTCAGCCTGCACCATTTCGGCGACAAACCAAGAGCGGCCGTAGAGGGTGCACGGGCGCAGGTAGCGGCACTAGTCAACTCCCGACCCGATGACATTGTCTTCACCGCTTCGGCCTCCGAGTCAAACAACCTGGCCGTAAAGGGACTGGCCCTCTCTCGGAAGGCAAAGGGAAGGAACATCGTCGTCTCCGCGATTGAACACGTGTCGGTGCTCGAACCCCTCAAGTCCCTGGGAGTCTACGGTTTCGACATCACCGAGGTCCCCGTCGATGCCGATGGCACTGTACATCCTGACAAACTGGCAGCTGCGATCAAGACGGACACGATTCTCGTCTCGGTGATGCACGCGAACTACGAAGTCGGCACGATTCAGAAAGTGAAAGAACTGGCCGCCGTTGCGCACCGGTTCAGGATTCCATTTCACTCTGACGGCACAGCCGCCGTCGGTCGTATCCCGGTTGACGTGGTGGGACTGGACGTAGATGCATACACCTTTCCGGCCATGTCGGTCTACGGCCCCAAGGGAGCGGCAGCCCTCTACCTGAAGCGAGGGACCAGGCTTCAGCCCCTCATTGAGGGCGGCTTCCAGGAGAAGAACCGCAGGGCCGGCACCGAGGATGTCGCGGCCATTGCCGGTTTCGGATCGGCGGCCGCAGTGACCAAGTCAAGGCTGCCCGAGTGGTCGGAGAGTATGACCAGGCTGGCGCAGCGCATCTTCAAAGAGCTGCCGGAGAAACTGGAGCACATCATCTTCACCGGCTC harbors:
- a CDS encoding cysteine desulfurase, translating into MRFGYFDHAAAAPLLPEAKEAMMPFLGDEFGNPVSLHHFGDKPRAAVEGARAQVAALVNSRPDDIVFTASASESNNLAVKGLALSRKAKGRNIVVSAIEHVSVLEPLKSLGVYGFDITEVPVDADGTVHPDKLAAAIKTDTILVSVMHANYEVGTIQKVKELAAVAHRFRIPFHSDGTAAVGRIPVDVVGLDVDAYTFPAMSVYGPKGAAALYLKRGTRLQPLIEGGFQEKNRRAGTEDVAAIAGFGSAAAVTKSRLPEWSESMTRLAQRIFKELPEKLEHIIFTGSMSSRIPGHVSVVVEFVEGEAMLLSLDDEGIAAASGSSCSAKTLKASHVLLAMGLPHTKAQSSLVLTMGKDSTDEDVSHFLDKLPPITRRLRQMSPLYARLQKGEDPYAVKPGEACEDEQEHETDER